The following are from one region of the Thiocapsa rosea genome:
- a CDS encoding ADP-ribosylglycohydrolase family protein: MIRTDDNSTFSDRARAALLAHACGDRFGAPLEFVKDASVRTRPVHLGHWTDDTHMSLYLGAAILDHGPGPLEPDRFGTLVGEAFVRWSHDPLTPSTAPGGTCLTGTARFERDRDWTASGVRESDGCGAVMRIVPLALAFRGEDLIDAARISSLLTHAHPNAVEAAIAGAWLVRAILETGRWDTTLVEEAIQGLDGPWHQGGEVAASLRAALAWARRGEDWLDEDAIPPGDGGWRSGSALGLAVGAALRWPADLGLAVEKAARIRGDSDSVACLAGALLGAALGTGAIPTSWLDTLPQRPEIAGLADRLLGLDA; this comes from the coding sequence ATGATCCGAACCGACGACAACTCGACCTTCTCCGATCGCGCCCGCGCGGCCCTGCTCGCCCATGCGTGCGGCGACCGCTTCGGCGCCCCGCTCGAGTTCGTGAAGGATGCGAGCGTACGCACCCGCCCGGTCCACTTAGGCCATTGGACCGACGATACCCACATGTCGCTCTATCTGGGCGCGGCGATCTTGGATCATGGACCGGGTCCGCTCGAGCCCGATCGTTTCGGTACGCTGGTGGGCGAGGCGTTCGTGCGCTGGAGCCATGACCCTCTGACCCCATCGACCGCGCCGGGCGGTACCTGCCTGACCGGGACCGCCCGCTTCGAGCGAGACCGCGACTGGACCGCCAGCGGGGTGCGCGAGTCCGACGGCTGCGGGGCGGTGATGCGGATCGTGCCCTTGGCGCTGGCCTTTCGGGGCGAGGACCTGATCGATGCCGCGCGTATCTCGTCGCTGCTCACCCACGCCCATCCCAACGCGGTCGAAGCGGCCATCGCCGGGGCCTGGCTGGTCCGGGCGATCTTGGAGACGGGACGCTGGGACACGACGCTTGTCGAAGAGGCGATCCAAGGACTCGACGGGCCTTGGCATCAAGGCGGAGAGGTTGCCGCGAGCCTGCGCGCAGCACTGGCATGGGCGCGCCGCGGCGAGGACTGGCTCGACGAGGACGCCATCCCGCCGGGGGACGGCGGCTGGCGTTCCGGCAGTGCGCTGGGCCTCGCGGTGGGGGCAGCGCTGCGCTGGCCGGCCGATCTGGGTCTGGCGGTCGAGAAGGCCGCGCGAATCCGCGGTGATTCGGATTCGGTCGCCTGTCTCGCAGGCGCCCTGCTGGGCGCGGCGCTGGGCACGGGGGCGATCCCGACGTCGTGGCTCGACACCCTGCCGCAGCGCCCGGAGATTGCCGGGCTCGCGGATCGCCTGCTCGGGCTCGACGCATGA